The stretch of DNA CAATCTCTATTAAACGTTTAATATTCAATGATTCCTCGCGACGTAAATCGCCTTCAACTCGGTAGTTCTTATCAATGATTTCACGAAGTTTGGAAACTTCCTCTTCTGTTAAATCACGGGTCCGGGTATCAGGATTAATACCTGTAGTAGCCAGAATTTCTTTCGAAATAGTCAGGCCAATACCATATATATATGTTAAAGCAATCTCAATTC from Sporomusaceae bacterium FL31 encodes:
- the rpsM gene encoding 30S ribosomal protein S13 translates to MARIAGVDLPRDKRIEIALTYIYGIGLTISKEILATTGINPDTRTRDLTEEEVSKLREIIDKNYRVEGDLRREESLNIKRLIEIGSYRGKRHRMGLPVRGQRTKTNARTRKGPKRTVGAKKKK